In one Hippocampus zosterae strain Florida chromosome 10, ASM2543408v3, whole genome shotgun sequence genomic region, the following are encoded:
- the prx gene encoding neuroblast differentiation-associated protein AHNAK isoform X23, which produces MDPEPSNEQTDQTTVEAAEPPVEIVVETEAEAGASGYSVTGGGERGIFIKDVLKDSPAAKHLSLQQGDQLLSAKVYFDNVRYEDALKILQCAEPYKVSFLVKRTVQGEEVCVRPRLPSVDIKGPKAKMTKMSVKAIKPFKAKKKRGGRFGLKRLKEKRREELVIEGTPPRLEMSDVDVEFCLPRFKPRRSDQVKAEGGAAAKPKRKIRFPRMKIKSHGGKEDSGGLKAKVKVSPAEIPGVKAKAKGKGHKFEISFPKSKDTKSGSVELKKPDVNIPSPSVEFSLPAGKVVDVEMGGESLNSPDVDFALPSFKADTTLLAQKGKVGIKGPKVEVRGDDAKVMKGKVDVETGKGDGKLQMPNLKLPKMRLVGDLDETDDKMKVKAGGEISVPTVEIKGGSSTVLPEAHVNKGGILENVPSVPSVDISFPKVKGTSNMDIKTTIRKPGMDFSVSDVDFNVERIPDEVEGSFKGPEISMPKLDFSLPKIGVSDKDVASAGSEGKFCPPSAEVGVDMSHYIGGDGKFTLPNFNVSQSQKGNLTGPGVEGEFKLPSVDLTLPKGKDVDPEMPDVNISLPKISLPEGGIKLKGTDFKEGKMDFPDIDVSLPKGKLEGGLELEGPDIKGGKFKMPTFDVSLPKVNLPESGVKLKGPELKGGKMEIPDLNVSLPRGKVEGGVEVQGPDVKGGKFKMPTLDVSLPKVNLPEGDVKLKGPELKGRRMEMPDIDVSLPKGKFEGGVEVQGPDVKGGKFKMPTLDVSLPKVNLPEGGVKLKGPELKGRRMEMPDIDVSLPKGKFEGGVEVQGPDVKGGKFKMPTLDVSLPKVNLPEGGVKLKGPELKGGKMEGPDVDVSLPKVEADFDIEAPKVKGGKFKMPTLDVSLPNVTLPEGGVKLKGPELKGGRMEMPDIDVSLPKGKFEGGVEVQGPDVKGGKFKMPTLDVSLPKVNLPEGGVKLKGPELKGRKMEIPNIDVSLSKGKVEGHVDIEGQDLKGGKLKVPTLDVSLPEVKGPNLEGSKLDIPDIDVCLPKGKARGEIGIEGHVDKGGKFHMPSVDIYLPKMKTKGPDIDIQSPDIKVGEVTMPAVDVSLPKIKSPEVDVSLEGPDVKGGKVAIPAMTGLTGEGAGSGSFKHGTVKLPTVDISAPKVDIDFGLPKPKGDDVKVALLKPEGSRPSSGGSFDSPNVSFKVPSFTLPRFGGKSKSGQLEVSGQSSEVNISLGEPSVESGLENKVTSKKVKLKKPFIGIPKMDADASVSCPELDVNVKKGDIDIPQPDTSVDVERKGRFNAPDVTIKLPKFSMPGFASKDGDLGKPSGDLEAKAKAKIPSVELSLSATKSPEKEVLLPNAEVDVLECDIRTYEGGIPKKPAIDVNVPKVDLAVPLPKIKLESSYEREGTKFKIPHVDLSLPKGKVDSMPKGKPLNIETPEVELKMQSVDVSFPKAPDADFHGHGQGDFKTPHATTDLPDATIQRIDISIRKDKSDVHAKGEQTGLKLKMPSLDIACPKGDLELDMRLRKGDTKGLECHGETNSKVKGPKVKGTKFNIGMPKKKTGVSVKSEHEIENIEPGLTSTIQNGHKEGNMNIQMPCVTLPSVSVKSKEDSEESGLPSSCTAIPRIPDIDFDIGTAQDEEDDKLGKKIKIPKFGVPLPSLSSREGRMEIRGPETKYEGPKVKKAVFVLVNPSQRDEVTLNTGDAKVKIPKFQTNTIETSVSTPGMSVCTSQLRSTDDTLKPEAPSSKFHFETDARLHRGFKDEGVAASGKVKLPKVEFTSPYGKKAAGDASLEIATRLGKPSSSGEAPKGLQIKPGNVSFEGFVDESSKDVVTQHSRTQMLHQDSSASPASFTMEFSSSKVQTWSKGDIKGDPQGIEAPPWFKVPKFTLKPHSTGFLQITPEGSPQAQRRGELGGEANMLGSFCQHSSGITTREVSTPGGGGSVTVVTKTTRTKRHSTPAETSAGVSVATTHPPSDL; this is translated from the exons ATGGACCCGGAACCTTCTAACGAGCAGACA gACCAGACCACGGTGGAAGCCGCGGAGCCTCCGGTGGAGATCGTGGTGGAGACTGAGGCGGAGGCTGGAGCTAGTGGCTATAGCGTGACCGGCGGTGGAGAGCGAGGCATCTTCATCAAAGACGTCCTCAAGGACTCACCAGCTGCCAAACATCTCAGCCTGCAGCAAG GTGATCAGCTGCTGAGCGCCAAGGTCTATTTTGACAATGTGCGTTATGAAGATGCTCTGAAGATCCTCCAGTGCGCTGAGCCCTACAAAGTCAGCTTCCTGGTCAAGAGGACGGTCCAGGGGGAGGAGGTCTGCGTGCGGCCCCGCCTGCCCAGTGTGGACATCAAAGGTCCCAAAGCCAAGATGACCAAAATG AGCGTGAAGGCGATCAAGCCATTCAAGGCCAAGAAGAAGAGAGGCGGTCGCTTTGGTCTGAAGAGGCTCAAGGAGAAACGGCGCGAGGAGCTGGTGATCGAGGGAACGCCACCCCGGCTGGAGATGAGCGATGTGGACGTTGAATTTTGCCTCCCCAGGTTCAAACCCAGGCGGAGCGACCAAGTGAAGGCAGAAGGAGGTGCTGCAGCAAAGCCAAAGAGGAAAATCAG GTTTCCTCGGATGAAGATAAAAAGTCATGGGGGAAAAGAGGACAGCGGAGGACTGAAAGCAAAGGTGAAGGTCTCCCCGGCTGAGATTCCAGGAGTCAAAGCGAAAGCCAAAGGAAAAGGTCACAAGTTTGAAATTAGCTTTCCCAAGAGTAAGGATACCAAGTCTGGATCCGTGGAACTGAAGAAGCCGGATGTCAACATTCCGTCGCCGTCTGTAGAGTTCAGTTTGCCTGCTGGGAAAGTTGTAGATGTGGAAATGGGGGGAGAATCATTAAATTCTCCAGATGTGGATTTTGCCCTCCCCTCATTCAAAGCTGACACAACTTTGCTTGCTCAGAAGGGAAAGGTGGGAATTAAAGGTCCAAAAGTTGAAGTAAGAGGCGATGACGCCAAAGTTATGAAGGGAAAAGTTGATGTTGAAACAGGCAAAGGTGATGGAAAACTGCAAATGCCAAACTTGAAACTCCCCAAAATGAGACTGGTGGGTGATTTGGATGAGACCGATGACAAAATGAAGGTCAAAGCAGGAGGAGAAATCAGTGTTCCAACTGTGGAAATAAAGGGGGGAAGTAGTACTGTTCTCCCTGAAGCACATGTCAACAAAGGAGGGATTTTAGAAAATGTTCCATCTGTGCCTTCGGTCGACATCTCTTTTCCCAAAGTCAAAGGAACATCAAATATGGATATAAAGACAACAATAAGGAAGCCTGGAATGGACTTCTCTGTGTCAGATGTGGACTTCAATGTTGAGAGAATTCCAGATGAGGTGGAGGGCTCTTTTAAAGGACCTGAAATTTCCATGCCAAAACTTGATTTCTCTTTGCCAAAGATAGGAGTGTCTGACAAGGATGTGGCTAGTGCAGGAAGTGAAGGGAAATTCTGTCCTCCTTCAGCTGAGGTTGGAGTAGACATGAGCCATTATATTGGTGGAGATGGGAAGTTCACCCTACCTAATTTTAATGTATCTCAATCACAAAAAGGTAATCTGACAGGACCGGGTGTTGAAGGAGAATTCAAGTTGCCTAGTGTGGACCTGACGCTTCCCAAAGGCAAAGATGTGGACCCCGAGATGCCAGATGTTAACATTTCTTTACCAAAGATCAGTCTTCCAGAGGGTGGTATCAAGCTAAAAGGCACGGACTTCAAGGAGGGGAAAATGGATTTTCCAGACATTGATGTTTCACTTCCCAAAGGAAAACTTGAAGGTGGACTAGAGCTTGAAGGCCCTGATATCAAGGGAGGaaaattcaaaatgccaacatttgaTGTTTCTTTACCTAAAGTCAATCTTCCAGAGAGTGGTGTTAAACTAAAAG GTCCAGAACTCAAGGGAGGGAAAATGGAAATTCCAGACCTCAATGTCTCACTCCCCAGAGGAAAGGTTGAAGGTGGCGTTGAAGTTCAAGGCCCTgatgtcaaaggaggaaagttcaaaatgccaacgtTGGATGTGTCTTTACCAAAAGTCAATCTTCCGGAGGGTGATGTGAAACTCAAAG GTCCAGAGCTCAAGGGAAGGAGGATGGAAATGCCAGACATTGATGTCTCACTTCCCAAAGGAAAATTTGAAGGTGGCGTTGAGGTTCAAGGCCCTgatgtcaaaggaggaaagttcaaaatgccaacgtTGGATGTTTCTTTACCGAAAGTCAATCTTCCAGAAGGTGGTGTGAAACTAAAAG GTCCAGAGCTCAAGGGAAGGAGGATGGAAATGCCAGACATTGATGTCTCACTTCCCAAAGGAAAATTTGAAGGTGGCGTTGAG GTTCAAGGCCCTgatgtcaaaggaggaaagttcaaaatgccaacgctGGATGTTTCTTTACCAAAAGTCAATCTTCCGGAGGGTGGTGTCAAACTAAAAGGTCCAGAGCTCAAGGGGGGAAAGATGGAAGGACCAGATGTTGATGTCTCACTTCCCAAAGTTGAGGCAGATTTTGATATTGAAGCCCCAaaagtcaaaggaggaaagttcaaaatgccaacgctGGATGTTTCTTTACCAAATGTCACTCTTCCAGAAGGTGGTGTCAAACTAAAAG GTCCAGAGCTCAAGGGAGGGAGGATGGAAATGCCAGACATTGACGTCTCACTTCCCAAAGGAAAATTTGAAGGTGGCGTTGAGGTTCAAGGCCCTgatgtcaaaggaggaaagttcaaaatgccaacgctGGATGTTTCTTTACCAAAAGTCAATCTTCCGGAGGGTGGTGTCAAACTAAAAG GTCCAGAACTCAAGGGACGGAAAATGGAAATTCCAAACATCGATGTCTCACTTTCCAAAGGAAAAGTTGAGGGGCATGTTGACATTGAAGGCCAAGATCTCAAAGGAGGGAAGTTGAAAGTGCCAACATTGGATGTTTCTTTACCAGAAGTAAAAGGTCCAAACCTTGAAGGAAGTAAGCTTGATATTCCAGACATTGATGTGTGTCTTCCCAAAGGAAAAGCAAGGGGAGAAATTGGAATTGAAGGACATGTTGACAAAGGAGGAAAGTTCCATATGCCCTCTGTGGATATTTATCTtcctaaaatgaaaacaaaaggtcCTGACATAGACATTCAAAGTCCTGACATTAAAGTTGGAGAAGTCACCATGCCAGCGGTTGATGTTTCCCTTCCGAAAATTAAATCCCCAGAAGTAGATGTCAGTTTGGAAGGTCCTGATGTAAAAGGCGGGAAAGTTGCCATCCCAGCAATGACTGGACTGACAGGAGAAGGTGCAGGTTCAGGCTCTTTTAAACATGGGACAGTCAAACTTCCAACGGTTGACATTTCAGCTCCGAAGGTGGATATTGACTTTGGCCTCCCTAAACCAAAAGGTGACGATGTGAAAGTGGCGCTTCTGAAACCAGAGGGAAGCAGGCCTTCTTCTGGGGGAAGTTTTGATTCGCCCAATGTTTCTTTCAAAGTCCCTAGTTTTACACTTCCCAGGTTTGGTGGCAAGTCCAAGAGTGGCCAATTGGAGGTGTCGGGACAAAGCTCAgaggtcaacatttctctcgggGAGCCATCCGTGGAGTCGGGTTTGGAGAATAAAGTGACAAGCAAAAAAGTGAAACTCAAAAAGCCCTTCATTGGAATACCCAAAATGGATGCAGATGCGTCTGTGTCTTGTCCTGAATTAGATGTCAATGTTAAAAAGGGGGACATTGACATTCCTCAACCAGATACTAGTGTTGATGTAGAAAGGAAAGGTCGTTTCAATGCACCCGATGTCACGATCAAACTCCCAAAGTTCTCCATGCCAGGATTTGCTTCaaaagatggagatttgggaaAGCCAAGCGGTGACCTTGAAGctaaggccaaggccaagataCCCTCAGTTGAGCTATCACTTTCCGCCACTAAATCACCAGAAAAGGAGGTTCTTCTTCCCAATGCAGAGGTGGATGTATTGGAGTGTGACATCCGAACCTATGAGGGAGGAATTCCCAAAAAGCCTGCTATTGATGTGAATGTGCCCAAAGTAGACCTGGCTGTGCCACTTCCCAAAATAAAACTTGAGTCTAGTTATGAGAGAGAAGGAACAAAATTCAAAATTCCTCATGTGGACTTATCCTTGCCAAAAGGAAAAGTTGACAGCATGCCAAAAGGCAAACCTTTAAATATTGAAACACCAGAAGTTGAACTCAAAATGCAGTCAGTAGACGTGTCCTTTCCCAAAGCACCAGATGCTGACTTCCATGGACATGGACAAGGTGACTTTAAGACACCACATGCAACCACTGACCTCCCAGATGCGACAATCCAAAGGATAGACATATCCATCCGCAAAGACAAAAGTGATGTGCATGCAAAGGGAGAGCAAACGGGTCTGAAACTGAAGATGCCAAGCCTGGATATCGCATGTCCAAAAGGAGACCTGGAGCTGGATATGCGACTTCGGAAAGGAGACACCAAGGGGTTAGAATGTCATGGAGaaaccaacagcaaagtcaaaggGCCCAAAGTCAAGGGAACAAAATTCAATATCGGAATGCCCAAAAAGAAAACTGGTGTTAGTGTAAAATCTGAGCATGAAATTGAAAATATTGAACCTGGTCTGACATCCACAATTCAGAACGGACACAAAGAGGGAAATATGAACATCCAAATGCCATGCGTTACGTTACCAAGTGTAAGTGTGAAAAGCAAAGAAGACTCAGAAGAAAGTGGCCTCCCGTCATCATGTACTGCAATCCCCAGGATTCCGGACATAGACTTTGATATCGGTACAGCACAAGATGAAGAAGACGACAAATTAGGCAAGAAgataaaaatccccaaatttggTGTCCCACTCCCGTCCCTGTCCTCCCGGGAAGGAAGAATGGAGATCCGAGGACCGGAGACCAAATATGAAGGCCCCAAAGTgaagaaagcagtttttgtTTTAGTAAATCCATCCCAAAGAGATGAGGTGACTTTAAATACAGGTGACGCCAAGGTGAAGATtcccaaatttcaaacaaaCACCATAGAAACATCTGTTAGCACACCTGGAATGTCAGTGTGCACCAGCCAACTAAGGTCAACTGACGACACACTCAAGCCAGAAGCTCCAAGTTCAAAGTTCCACTTTGAAACAGATGCACGACTTCACAGGGGCTTCAAAGATGAAGGAGTGGCAGCTAGTGGAAAAGTCAAACTTCCAAAGGTGGAATTCACTTCTCCTTATGGAAAGAAAGCTGCAGGTGACGCCAGCTTGGAAATCGCAACCAGACTGGGCAAACCTTCATCATCAGGGGAAGCTCCTAAAGGGCTCCAGATAAAACCAGGCAATGTTTCATTTGAAGGTTTTGTTGATGAGTCCTCAAAGGACGTCGTCACACAACACTCCAGAACACAAATGCTGCATCAGGACAGCTCGGCATCTCCAGCTTCTTTTACCATGGAATTCAGCTCATCAAAAGTCCAAACCTGGAGCAAAGGAGACATCAAAGGAGACCCCCAGGGGATAGAGGCCCCCC